CACTCCCAATCTTCGCCGCCCACCGTTTGAAACGCTGGGGCGTCCAGTCAGCCATTGCCTGATGTTTTTTCGGCATGTGCTCAAAACAGGTCGTGTACCGCTTTGACGGCTCGTAATTCCGCAGATGAGCGGCAATGCGTTCAAAGCCGTAAAACACCTCAATTGACCGTGTTGTGGCGCGGATTTCGACCTGTTTATGGGCATACTGGTAGGGCACGCTGTAATAGAACCCTTCGTACTGGACATGATAATCGAAATTGACTTTCGCCTGGCGGAAGGAAGCAAACTCGTACCGTGCGGGGGGCAGCCCCTTGAGCGCCTGCTTCTCGGTTTTTTCAAAAAGTTCTTTACGGCTACCGGGCAGTTTCTGAAAAGGCATTGAGTTAAGGCGTTCGAGAGCCGTCATAACTTCGTTCCGTAATTCGGGGAAAGAATGAAATTGCCGGTTACGCAGGGAAGCGATAATTTTATGCTCCACTATCTTCACCGCATTTTCTACCGGGCCTTTATCCCTCGGTTCGGCAGGCCTGGTTGGCAGTATTGCGGTCCCATAATACCGTGCCATTTCCACATATGTTTTATTGAGATCGCTTTCATGGCGCTGCACGCGCCTTACCGCGCTCTTGAGATTGTCAGGGATGACCAGCCGTGGTACTCCGCCGAAATATTCAAACGCGTTTACGTTTGCTTCAATCCATGACTGAAGCTGCATGTCCAGGAACGGTTCGGCATACAGTATAGAGGTGGCGGGTAATATCGCTACGAACAGATATACCTTGCGGACGGCGCCCTGCCGGTCGATATAATTCATGGTCATCCCGGCCCAGTCAACCATCATCTGGTCCCCTGCTTTGTAGACTTTCCGCATATAGACTTCGTTTTGTTTGCGAAACTGCTTATACCGGGCACAGAATTGTGACCGTCCAAATCCATTCGGATGCGCGGTCTTGTATTCCTCCCAGAGCAGGTT
This Treponema primitia ZAS-1 DNA region includes the following protein-coding sequences:
- the istA gene encoding IS21 family transposase yields the protein MGKIKDILKYSASGLSQREIAAAAGVSVGTVNTVIAKIKESGIIDPLAFKEHELGAIVYPTPRVRSGTRPEPDMEAIAAEMQRPGVTLNLLWEEYKTAHPNGFGRSQFCARYKQFRKQNEVYMRKVYKAGDQMMVDWAGMTMNYIDRQGAVRKVYLFVAILPATSILYAEPFLDMQLQSWIEANVNAFEYFGGVPRLVIPDNLKSAVRRVQRHESDLNKTYVEMARYYGTAILPTRPAEPRDKGPVENAVKIVEHKIIASLRNRQFHSFPELRNEVMTALERLNSMPFQKLPGSRKELFEKTEKQALKGLPPARYEFASFRQAKVNFDYHVQYEGFYYSVPYQYAHKQVEIRATTRSIEVFYGFERIAAHLRNYEPSKRYTTCFEHMPKKHQAMADWTPQRFKRWAAKIGSETEAYIASLMEQRDQPEQSFRTCAAILHMADTTPSTDMEKAAARALQMRAFSYKSFELILKRIGTEFSVPVKHENIRGAEYYQEDNHA